From Suncus etruscus isolate mSunEtr1 chromosome 6, mSunEtr1.pri.cur, whole genome shotgun sequence, one genomic window encodes:
- the SST gene encoding somatostatin, giving the protein MLSCRLQCALAALSIVLALGGVTGAPSDPRLRQFLQKSLAAAAGKQELAKYFLAELLSEPNQTENDALEPEDLSQAAEQDEMRLELQRSANSNPAMAPRERKAGCKNFFWKTFTSC; this is encoded by the exons ATGCTGTCCTGCCGGCTCCAGTGCGCGCTGGCCGCGCTCTCCATCGTCTTGGCCCTGGGCGGGGTCACTGGCGCGCCTTCGGACCCTCGACTTCGCCAGTTTCTGCAGAAGTCCCTGGCGGCTGCCGCGGGCAAGCAG GAACTGGCCAAGTACTTCCTGGCAGAGCTGCTGTCTGAGCCCAACCAGACAGAGAATGATGCCCTGGAACCTGAAGATCTGTCCCAGGCTGCTGAGCAGGATGAAATGAGGCTGGAACTGCAGAGATCTGCTAACTCAAACCCAGCTATGGCACCCCGAGAACGCAAAGCTGGCTGCAAGAATTTCTTCTGGAAGACCTTCACATCCTGTTAG